In Mycobacterium sp. Aquia_216, a genomic segment contains:
- a CDS encoding AMP-binding protein — translation MSEQIPPIGTQISALAELAPDEPAVTCDGVTITRAELDRSTNRLARAYAERGVGVGDYVTMVLPNSIEWIQAAVACWKLGAVPQPLSARLPAAELQGLLELRPPALLVGQEHPDIPSVPINFAPKPALSDAGLPEAVSPVWKAMGSGGSTGRPKLIESGGDSRIPAAIGYPLGAQEGDTTLVPVPLSHNTGFTAATIALLMRHHLVLMSRFDPHGFLRLITDHRVTFLTTVPTIMQRTLPVYQADPSAYDLSSIRRFWHLAAPCPPAVKQAWIDLLGPEKVWELYGGTELQALTFISGDQWLTHRGSVGVVVAGEMKVLDDDGNPCPPGVVGEIYMRPSPGSAPTYRYIGATAKNRDGWDSLGDLGYFDADGFLYLSDRRVDMFTVGGRNVYPAEIESALSAHPDVLSCLVVGVPDPNAGDLGQVPYALVQTIDGSTLDAAGVQQFLREHVAGYKVPHTVEFVDAPLRDDAGKARRSAVRAEIMARQATAEAG, via the coding sequence ATGAGTGAGCAGATCCCGCCCATCGGTACGCAGATTTCGGCGCTTGCCGAACTCGCCCCCGACGAGCCCGCGGTCACCTGCGACGGCGTGACCATCACCCGCGCCGAACTCGACCGGTCGACAAACCGGTTGGCCCGCGCCTATGCCGAGCGCGGCGTCGGCGTCGGCGACTACGTGACGATGGTGCTGCCCAACTCGATCGAGTGGATTCAGGCCGCGGTGGCGTGCTGGAAGCTTGGCGCGGTGCCCCAGCCACTGTCGGCACGGTTGCCGGCCGCCGAGCTGCAGGGGCTGCTGGAGTTACGTCCACCGGCCTTACTGGTCGGGCAGGAACACCCCGACATACCAAGTGTGCCAATTAATTTCGCCCCCAAGCCGGCGCTGTCGGACGCCGGTCTGCCCGAAGCGGTGTCGCCGGTATGGAAGGCGATGGGATCCGGCGGCAGCACCGGGCGGCCCAAGCTCATCGAATCCGGCGGCGACAGCCGGATACCGGCCGCGATCGGCTATCCGCTGGGCGCCCAGGAGGGCGACACCACGTTGGTGCCGGTGCCGCTATCCCACAACACCGGTTTCACCGCGGCGACGATCGCGTTGCTGATGCGCCACCACCTGGTGCTGATGAGCCGGTTCGACCCGCACGGGTTCCTGCGGCTGATCACCGACCATCGCGTCACGTTCCTGACGACGGTGCCGACGATCATGCAGCGGACGCTGCCGGTCTACCAGGCCGACCCTTCGGCCTACGACCTGTCGTCGATCCGGCGCTTCTGGCATCTGGCGGCGCCATGCCCGCCGGCCGTCAAGCAGGCGTGGATCGACCTGCTGGGTCCGGAGAAGGTCTGGGAACTCTACGGCGGCACCGAATTACAGGCGCTGACCTTCATCTCCGGTGACCAGTGGCTGACCCACCGCGGCTCGGTGGGCGTGGTCGTCGCCGGTGAGATGAAGGTGCTCGACGACGACGGCAATCCCTGTCCGCCCGGTGTGGTGGGCGAGATCTACATGCGGCCCAGTCCGGGCAGCGCGCCCACCTATCGCTACATCGGGGCCACGGCGAAAAACCGGGACGGGTGGGATTCGCTGGGAGATCTCGGCTATTTCGACGCCGACGGGTTTCTGTATCTGTCGGACCGGCGGGTCGACATGTTCACGGTGGGCGGCCGGAACGTCTATCCCGCGGAGATCGAGAGCGCGCTGTCGGCACACCCGGATGTGTTGTCCTGCTTGGTCGTTGGCGTGCCCGATCCGAACGCCGGCGATCTGGGCCAGGTGCCCTACGCGCTGGTGCAGACGATCGACGGCTCCACCCTGGACGCCGCGGGCGTGCAGCAGTTCCTGCGCGAACACGTCGCGGGCTACAAAGTGCCGCACACCGTCGAATTCGTCGACGCTCCGCTGCGCGACGACGCCGGCAAGGCGCGGCGCTCGGCGGTCAGGGCCGAGATCATGGCGCGGCAGGCAACCGCAGAAGCGGGCTAA
- a CDS encoding phosphotriesterase-related protein: protein MSELNTARGSIDTADLGVTLMHEHVFIMTTEIAENYPDAWGDEDKRVADAITRLNELKARGVDTIVDLTVIGLGRYIPRIARVAAATELNIVVATGLYTYNEVPFRFHYEGPGGMLGGPEIMVDMFVRDIEQGIADTGVKAGILKCATDEPGITPGVERVLRAVAQAHKRTGVPISTHTHAGLRRGLEQQRIFEEEGVDLTRVVIGHSGDSTDVGYLEELIAAGSYLGMDRFGLDVLLPFEERVGIVARMCERGHADKMVLSHDANCYFDALPEELMPQMAPNWHYLHIHNDVIPALKERGVTDEQLHTMLVDNPRRIFERQGAYE from the coding sequence GTGTCCGAACTCAATACCGCGCGCGGATCCATCGATACCGCTGATCTCGGCGTGACGCTCATGCACGAGCACGTGTTCATCATGACCACGGAAATCGCCGAGAACTACCCCGATGCGTGGGGCGACGAAGACAAACGGGTGGCCGATGCGATCACCAGACTCAACGAGCTCAAGGCCCGCGGCGTGGACACCATCGTCGACCTCACCGTGATCGGCCTGGGCCGTTACATCCCGCGGATTGCCCGCGTCGCGGCGGCCACCGAGCTGAATATCGTTGTGGCGACCGGACTTTACACCTATAACGAGGTGCCGTTCCGGTTCCACTACGAGGGCCCGGGCGGCATGCTGGGCGGCCCGGAGATCATGGTCGACATGTTCGTCCGCGACATCGAGCAGGGCATCGCCGACACCGGCGTCAAGGCCGGAATCCTCAAGTGCGCCACCGACGAGCCGGGCATCACCCCGGGTGTCGAGCGGGTGCTGCGCGCCGTCGCCCAGGCGCACAAGCGCACCGGCGTGCCGATCTCCACGCACACCCATGCCGGGCTGCGCCGCGGCCTCGAGCAGCAACGCATCTTCGAGGAAGAGGGCGTCGACCTGACCCGCGTGGTCATCGGCCATTCCGGCGACAGCACCGACGTCGGCTACCTCGAGGAGCTCATCGCCGCGGGCTCGTATCTGGGGATGGACCGATTCGGCCTCGACGTGCTTTTACCGTTCGAGGAGCGGGTGGGCATCGTGGCGCGGATGTGCGAGCGGGGGCACGCCGACAAGATGGTGCTCTCGCACGACGCCAACTGCTACTTCGACGCGCTGCCCGAAGAGCTGATGCCGCAGATGGCACCGAACTGGCACTACCTGCACATCCACAACGACGTAATCCCGGCGCTCAAAGAGCGCGGGGTCACCGACGAGCAACTGCACACCATGCTGGTGGACAACCCGCGGCGCATCTTCGAGCGGCAGGGCGCTTATGAGTGA
- a CDS encoding R2-like ligand-binding oxidase yields the protein MNHRTRIASMAEGGLNWDSLPLKLFAGGNAKFWNPADIDFSRDREDWEHLTDDERSYATRLCAEFIAGEESVTQDIQPFMAAMRAEGRLGDEMYLTQFAFEEAKHVQVFRMWLDAVGITEDLHYYLDDVPTYRTIFYEELPDCLSALSVDPSPAAQVRASVTYNHMVEGMLALTGYFGWHKICVDRGILPGMQELVRRIGDDERRHMAWGTFTCRRHVAADDANWDVFETRMNELMPLGLRLIEEGFALYDPMPFGLSVDEFMQYASDKGMRRFGTISSARGRPLGEIDLDYSPLQLEDTFAEEDELALASV from the coding sequence ATGAATCACCGCACCCGAATTGCCTCCATGGCCGAGGGCGGTCTCAACTGGGATAGCTTGCCGCTCAAGCTGTTTGCGGGCGGCAATGCGAAATTCTGGAATCCGGCCGACATCGACTTCTCCCGGGATCGAGAGGACTGGGAACACCTGACCGACGACGAGCGCAGTTACGCGACCCGGTTGTGCGCCGAGTTCATCGCCGGCGAGGAATCCGTGACCCAGGACATCCAGCCGTTCATGGCCGCGATGCGGGCCGAGGGGCGGCTTGGCGACGAGATGTACCTGACGCAGTTCGCCTTCGAGGAAGCCAAGCACGTCCAGGTGTTCCGGATGTGGCTCGACGCCGTCGGCATCACCGAGGACCTGCATTACTACCTCGACGACGTCCCGACCTACCGCACGATTTTCTACGAGGAGCTGCCGGACTGTCTGAGCGCGTTGTCGGTCGACCCGTCGCCGGCCGCCCAGGTCCGGGCGTCGGTCACCTACAACCACATGGTCGAGGGCATGCTGGCGCTGACCGGTTACTTCGGCTGGCACAAGATCTGCGTGGACCGCGGCATCCTGCCCGGCATGCAGGAGCTGGTCCGGCGCATCGGCGACGACGAGCGACGTCACATGGCCTGGGGCACCTTCACGTGCCGGCGCCACGTCGCCGCCGACGACGCCAACTGGGACGTCTTCGAAACGCGGATGAACGAGCTGATGCCGCTCGGGCTGCGCCTGATCGAAGAGGGTTTCGCCCTGTACGACCCGATGCCCTTCGGCCTGTCGGTGGACGAATTCATGCAGTACGCCTCAGACAAAGGCATGCGACGGTTCGGCACCATCTCGAGCGCCCGCGGGCGTCCGCTCGGCGAGATCGACCTCGACTACTCGCCGCTGCAGCTCGAGGACACCTTCGCCGAGGAGGACGAGCTGGCCCTGGCGTCCGTTTGA
- a CDS encoding acyltransferase family protein, protein MRACAAMGVVITHVAFQTGHSTGVDGRLFGRFDLAVAVFFALSGFLLWRGHAAAARDLGRGLFRRPPTGHYLRSRVVRIMPAYLVAVVVILTLLPDADHASPTVWLANLTLTQIYVPLTLTGGLTQMWSLSVEVSFYLALPILALLARRVPVGARVPVIAALGVLSWAWGWVPLHTGSGNPLNWPPAFFSWFAAGMLLAEWVHSPNGLAARVVQKKAGRVLMAVIALLAFLVAASPLAGPEGLIPGTATQFAVKTSMGSVVAFALVAPLVLDRADTPHRLLGNAGMVTLGRWSYGLFIWHLAALAMVFPVVGTFPFTGNMPTVLVLTLIFGFSIAAVSYALVESPCREALRRWEKREQPEAEVIDAEADAIAP, encoded by the coding sequence ATGCGCGCCTGCGCGGCCATGGGCGTGGTCATTACGCATGTGGCTTTTCAGACCGGGCACTCCACCGGTGTCGACGGCCGGCTGTTCGGCCGTTTCGACCTGGCTGTCGCGGTGTTCTTCGCGTTGTCGGGGTTCCTGCTGTGGCGCGGCCATGCGGCAGCGGCGAGGGATCTGGGGCGTGGTTTATTCCGGAGGCCGCCGACCGGCCACTACCTGCGGTCGCGGGTGGTCCGCATCATGCCGGCCTATCTGGTGGCCGTCGTCGTGATTCTTACCCTGCTGCCCGATGCGGATCACGCCAGCCCGACGGTGTGGCTGGCAAACCTGACGCTCACCCAGATCTATGTGCCGCTCACCCTGACCGGCGGCCTGACTCAGATGTGGAGCCTGTCGGTCGAGGTCAGTTTCTATCTGGCGTTGCCGATTCTCGCGCTACTGGCCCGTCGCGTTCCGGTTGGCGCCCGGGTGCCGGTGATCGCCGCGCTGGGGGTGCTCAGCTGGGCATGGGGCTGGGTGCCTTTGCATACGGGATCCGGCAACCCGCTGAACTGGCCGCCGGCGTTCTTCTCCTGGTTCGCCGCGGGCATGCTGCTGGCCGAGTGGGTGCACAGCCCGAACGGGCTGGCAGCGCGCGTGGTCCAGAAAAAAGCGGGCCGGGTGCTGATGGCCGTCATCGCGTTGCTGGCGTTTCTGGTCGCCGCTTCTCCACTGGCGGGTCCGGAGGGGCTGATTCCGGGTACGGCGACACAGTTCGCGGTAAAGACCTCGATGGGCTCGGTGGTCGCGTTCGCGTTGGTCGCGCCGTTGGTGCTGGATCGGGCCGATACCCCGCACCGGCTGCTGGGCAATGCCGGCATGGTCACCCTGGGTCGCTGGTCCTACGGCCTGTTCATCTGGCACCTGGCCGCCCTGGCGATGGTGTTCCCGGTGGTCGGGACGTTTCCGTTCACCGGCAACATGCCGACGGTGCTGGTGCTGACGCTGATCTTCGGCTTTTCGATCGCGGCGGTGAGCTATGCCCTGGTCGAGTCACCCTGCCGGGAGGCGTTGCGCCGCTGGGAGAAACGCGAGCAGCCCGAGGCTGAGGTGATCGACGCCGAAGCGGACGCGATAGCGCCCTAG
- a CDS encoding YbjN domain-containing protein produces the protein MQIEPLSTELIERYLRSRHLRFFRGDDGEEFLMVLSNIERGKLHVNLRINGLRPDIFEISVSPAGYYQASERPRLMELVNDWNRDNHWPKAFVRETAQPSHVSLVGESAYLLTDGIHLAALGNFIKSTVEYGADLIEKIERAVCLPSAGALEQWMDRTG, from the coding sequence ATGCAGATCGAGCCCTTGAGTACCGAGCTGATCGAACGCTATCTGCGATCGCGTCACTTGCGATTTTTCCGCGGCGACGACGGCGAAGAATTCCTGATGGTGCTGTCCAACATCGAGCGGGGCAAGCTGCACGTGAACCTGCGGATCAACGGATTGCGGCCCGACATCTTCGAGATCTCGGTCAGCCCCGCCGGGTACTACCAAGCCAGCGAGCGCCCGCGCCTGATGGAGCTGGTGAACGACTGGAATCGCGACAACCATTGGCCCAAGGCGTTTGTCCGCGAGACGGCGCAGCCGAGCCACGTCAGCCTGGTCGGTGAGAGTGCCTATCTGCTGACCGACGGCATCCATCTGGCGGCGTTGGGGAACTTCATCAAGTCCACCGTCGAGTACGGCGCCGACCTGATCGAGAAGATCGAGCGGGCCGTCTGCCTGCCGTCCGCGGGCGCGCTGGAACAGTGGATGGACCGCACCGGCTAG
- a CDS encoding NADP-dependent succinic semialdehyde dehydrogenase, whose protein sequence is MAIATINPATGETVKTFTPATDDDVDAAIARAHARFLDYRRNTTFAQRAEWANATADLLEAEADEVGAMMTLEMGKTLKSAKAEAIKCAKGFRYYAENAERLLADEPAEAGKVGATKAYIRYQPLGVVLAVMPWNFPLWQAVRFAAPALMAGNVGLLKHASNVPQSALYLSDVIARGGFPADCFQTLLVSSSAVERILRDPRVAAATLTGSEPAGQSVAAICGDEIKPTVLELGGSDPFIVMPSVDLDEAVKTAVTGRVQNNGQSCIAAKRFIVHTDIYDAFVDKFVERMQALKVGDPTDPDTDVGPLATESGRDEIAKQVDDAVAAGAKVRLGGETPDQPGWFYPPTVVTDITKDMALYTEEVFGPVASMYRAENIDEAIEIANATTFGLGSNAWTNDEAEQQRFIDDIEAGQVFINGMTVSYPQLGFGGIKRSGYGRELAGLGIREFCNAKTVWVG, encoded by the coding sequence GTGGCCATCGCCACTATCAACCCGGCCACCGGCGAGACAGTAAAGACCTTCACCCCCGCGACAGACGACGACGTCGATGCGGCGATCGCGCGCGCGCACGCCCGGTTCCTCGACTACCGCCGCAACACCACCTTCGCCCAGCGCGCCGAATGGGCCAACGCGACCGCTGACCTGCTGGAGGCCGAGGCCGACGAGGTCGGGGCGATGATGACCCTCGAGATGGGCAAGACCCTGAAATCGGCCAAGGCCGAAGCGATCAAGTGCGCCAAGGGTTTTCGCTACTACGCCGAGAATGCCGAGCGGCTGCTGGCCGACGAGCCGGCCGAGGCCGGCAAGGTCGGCGCGACGAAGGCATACATCCGTTACCAGCCGCTCGGGGTGGTGCTGGCGGTGATGCCGTGGAACTTCCCGCTCTGGCAGGCCGTGCGGTTCGCCGCACCGGCGTTGATGGCCGGCAACGTCGGCCTGCTCAAGCACGCGTCGAACGTGCCGCAGTCGGCGCTGTATCTCTCCGACGTCATCGCCCGCGGCGGATTCCCGGCCGACTGCTTCCAGACGCTGCTGGTGTCGTCCAGCGCCGTCGAGCGCATCCTGCGTGACCCCCGGGTCGCGGCGGCCACCCTCACCGGCAGTGAGCCGGCCGGTCAATCGGTCGCCGCCATCTGCGGCGACGAGATCAAGCCCACCGTGCTCGAGCTCGGCGGCAGCGACCCGTTCATCGTGATGCCGTCGGTGGACCTCGACGAGGCGGTCAAGACCGCCGTCACCGGGCGGGTGCAGAACAATGGCCAGTCCTGTATCGCCGCCAAGCGCTTCATCGTCCACACCGACATCTACGACGCGTTCGTCGACAAGTTCGTCGAGCGCATGCAGGCGCTGAAGGTCGGCGACCCGACCGACCCGGACACCGACGTGGGCCCGCTGGCCACCGAGTCGGGCCGCGACGAGATCGCCAAGCAGGTCGACGACGCCGTCGCGGCCGGCGCCAAGGTCCGCCTCGGCGGCGAGACTCCCGACCAGCCGGGATGGTTCTACCCGCCGACGGTGGTCACCGACATCACCAAGGACATGGCGCTCTACACCGAAGAGGTCTTCGGTCCGGTTGCCTCGATGTACCGCGCCGAGAACATCGACGAGGCCATCGAGATCGCCAACGCCACCACGTTCGGGCTGGGCTCCAACGCCTGGACCAATGACGAGGCCGAGCAGCAGCGCTTCATCGACGACATCGAGGCCGGCCAGGTCTTCATCAACGGGATGACGGTGTCCTACCCGCAGCTGGGATTCGGTGGCATCAAGCGCTCCGGCTACGGCCGCGAGTTGGCCGGCCTGGGCATCCGCGAATTCTGCAACGCCAAGACCGTCTGGGTCGGCTAG
- a CDS encoding DUF3068 domain-containing protein, translating to MNRAVMLRFAACGIIGLGAALLIAALLLSTYTSSRITKIPLNLDTTLVSDGSGTALDSASLSSDHVVVNQNVPLVSQQQISVESPANADVVTLQVGTSLRRTDKQKDTGLLLAIVDTVTLNRKTAMAVSDDTHTGGAVQKPRTFNDDNPPTTIPVRHDGLSYRFPFDTEKKTYPYFDAVAQKTYDVNYDSQEDVNGLSTYKFTQNIGYSADGKLVAPVKYPSLYAGDEDGKVTTSAAMWGLQGVDPAEQITMTRYYAAQRTFWVDPVSGTIVKETERANHFFARDPLKPELTLADYKITSNEDTVESQVNAARDERDRLALWSRVLPITFTAVGLIALICGAVLASFSLRTESALTDPGLDRGDEEFFGRSGLEERVPGAEAETEKLPTQRSEHDDPPESDSPPGEPPEPGPSEPSPPGPPDRD from the coding sequence GTGAACCGAGCGGTTATGTTGCGGTTCGCCGCGTGCGGAATCATCGGACTCGGAGCCGCCCTGCTGATCGCCGCGCTGCTGCTGTCGACGTACACGAGCAGCAGGATCACCAAGATTCCGCTCAACCTCGACACCACGCTGGTCAGCGACGGCAGCGGGACCGCGCTCGACTCGGCGTCGCTGTCCAGTGACCACGTCGTCGTCAACCAGAATGTGCCGCTGGTTTCCCAGCAGCAGATCAGCGTCGAGTCGCCGGCCAACGCCGACGTGGTCACCCTGCAGGTCGGCACCTCGCTTCGGCGCACCGATAAGCAAAAGGACACCGGGCTGCTGCTCGCGATCGTCGACACCGTCACGCTCAACCGCAAGACCGCGATGGCCGTCTCCGACGACACCCACACCGGCGGCGCCGTCCAGAAGCCGCGCACCTTCAATGACGACAACCCGCCCACTACGATCCCGGTGCGGCACGACGGCCTGTCCTACCGATTCCCCTTCGACACCGAGAAGAAGACCTACCCGTACTTCGACGCGGTCGCGCAGAAGACCTACGACGTCAACTACGACAGCCAAGAGGACGTCAACGGCCTGAGCACCTACAAATTCACCCAGAACATCGGTTACAGCGCGGACGGCAAGCTGGTGGCACCGGTGAAATACCCGTCGCTGTACGCCGGCGACGAGGACGGCAAGGTGACGACGTCCGCGGCGATGTGGGGTTTGCAGGGTGTCGATCCGGCCGAGCAGATCACGATGACCCGTTACTACGCGGCGCAGCGGACCTTCTGGGTGGACCCGGTTTCGGGCACCATCGTCAAGGAGACCGAGCGTGCCAACCACTTCTTCGCCCGGGATCCGCTGAAGCCGGAGTTGACGCTGGCCGACTACAAGATCACCTCCAACGAAGACACCGTGGAGTCTCAGGTGAACGCGGCCCGCGACGAGCGTGACCGGCTCGCGTTGTGGTCGCGGGTTTTGCCGATCACGTTCACCGCGGTCGGCCTGATCGCGCTGATCTGCGGCGCCGTGCTGGCGTCGTTCAGCCTCCGGACCGAGAGCGCGCTGACCGATCCCGGCCTGGACCGCGGGGACGAGGAGTTCTTCGGCCGCAGCGGTCTCGAGGAACGGGTGCCCGGCGCCGAAGCCGAGACCGAGAAGCTGCCCACACAGCGTTCCGAACACGACGATCCGCCCGAGTCCGACTCGCCGCCCGGCGAGCCGCCCGAGCCGGGCCCATCCGAACCGAGTCCGCCCGGCCCGCCCGATCGGGACTAG
- a CDS encoding TetR/AcrR family transcriptional regulator yields the protein MPTVTWARVDPARRTAIIDAAEAEFGTHGFSGGSLNVIARRAGVAKGSLFQYFADKRDLFAFIADIGSQRVRGYMEDLIRELDPNRPFFEFLTELLDGWVAYFAEHPRERSLHAAATLEVDTDARISVRSVIHRHYLEVLRPLVHGAQTRGDLRADADTDALLSLLLLIFPHLALAPYMRGLDPILGLDEPSPEQPALAVRRLVAVLIAAFATPNASNNPAPMRSEEVT from the coding sequence ATGCCGACAGTGACATGGGCACGCGTCGATCCCGCTCGGCGCACGGCGATCATCGACGCTGCCGAGGCCGAGTTCGGGACGCACGGGTTTTCCGGCGGCAGCCTGAACGTGATCGCGCGCCGGGCCGGGGTCGCCAAGGGAAGCCTGTTCCAGTATTTCGCGGACAAGCGCGACTTGTTCGCATTCATCGCCGACATCGGCAGCCAGCGAGTGCGCGGCTACATGGAAGACCTGATCCGTGAGCTCGACCCCAACCGGCCGTTCTTCGAATTTCTCACCGAGCTGCTCGACGGCTGGGTCGCCTACTTCGCCGAGCATCCGCGGGAACGATCGCTGCACGCCGCGGCGACCCTGGAGGTCGACACCGACGCCCGCATCAGCGTGCGCAGCGTCATCCACCGGCACTACCTGGAGGTGCTGCGGCCACTGGTGCACGGCGCTCAGACCCGCGGCGATCTGCGCGCCGACGCCGACACCGACGCGCTGCTGTCGCTGCTGTTGCTGATCTTTCCGCACCTGGCGCTGGCGCCGTACATGCGCGGCCTGGACCCCATTCTCGGCCTCGACGAGCCCAGCCCCGAGCAGCCGGCACTGGCCGTGCGCAGGTTGGTCGCGGTGCTGATCGCCGCGTTCGCCACACCGAATGCCTCCAATAACCCAGCCCCAATGCGATCTGAGGAGGTCACATGA
- a CDS encoding acyl-CoA dehydrogenase family protein: protein MLLNPNHLQRRYPDRRSGEIMAATVDFFESRGKARLKADDHARVWYSDFLDHVGRERIFASLLTPSEYGASDPAAACRWDTYRISEFAEIVGFYGLNYWYPFQVTALGLGPIWMSDNEDAKRKAAAQLESGEVFGFGLSEQTHGADVYQTDMILTPSEHGWTANGEKYYIGNANAARMVSTFGKIADTDEYVFFVADSQHDRYELIKNVVNSQNYVANYALRDYPVTEADILHRGAGAFHAALNTVNVCKYNLGWGAVGMCTHAMYEAVTHASNRYLYGTVVTDFTHVRRLLTDAYARLIAMKLVATRACDYMRSASATDRRYLLYSPLTKAKITGEGERVITALWDVIAAKGVEKDTIFEAMAREIGLLPRLEGTVHINIGLLAKFMPNYLFAPSGELPVIGRRDDAADDAFLFNQGPTGGLGKVRFHDWRAPFESYAHLPNVALLREQIDVLADMLASATPDAVQQKDIDFAFGVGQLFATVPYAQLILEEAVISGPSGLDEALIDEIFAVLVRDFNSYAIELGDKHATTDAQARFAMRMIRRPVFDQARYDQVWKEHIQPINGAYQMRP from the coding sequence ATGTTGCTCAATCCCAATCACCTGCAACGCCGCTACCCAGACCGTCGCTCGGGGGAGATCATGGCCGCCACCGTCGACTTCTTCGAGTCCCGGGGCAAAGCCCGGCTGAAGGCCGACGACCACGCCCGGGTCTGGTACTCCGACTTCCTGGACCACGTCGGCCGGGAGCGCATCTTCGCCTCCCTGCTCACCCCGTCCGAGTACGGCGCCTCGGACCCAGCCGCTGCCTGTCGCTGGGATACCTATCGAATCAGCGAGTTCGCCGAGATCGTCGGCTTCTACGGGTTGAACTACTGGTATCCATTCCAGGTCACGGCCCTGGGCCTGGGCCCGATCTGGATGAGCGACAACGAGGACGCCAAGCGTAAGGCCGCGGCCCAGCTGGAATCCGGTGAGGTGTTCGGCTTCGGATTGTCGGAGCAGACGCACGGCGCCGACGTCTACCAGACCGACATGATCCTGACGCCGTCCGAGCACGGCTGGACGGCCAACGGCGAGAAGTACTACATCGGCAACGCCAACGCCGCCCGGATGGTCTCCACCTTCGGCAAGATCGCCGATACCGACGAGTACGTGTTCTTCGTTGCCGACTCCCAGCACGACCGCTACGAGCTGATCAAGAACGTCGTCAACTCGCAGAACTACGTCGCCAACTACGCGCTGCGCGACTATCCGGTCACCGAGGCCGACATCCTGCACCGCGGCGCCGGCGCCTTCCACGCCGCGCTGAACACCGTCAACGTGTGCAAGTACAACCTCGGCTGGGGTGCGGTCGGCATGTGTACCCACGCCATGTACGAGGCCGTCACCCACGCGTCCAACCGCTACCTGTACGGCACGGTCGTCACCGACTTCACCCACGTGCGGCGGCTGCTCACCGACGCCTACGCGCGGCTGATCGCGATGAAGCTGGTCGCCACCCGCGCCTGCGACTACATGCGCAGCGCGTCGGCGACCGACCGCCGCTACCTGCTCTACAGCCCGCTCACCAAGGCCAAGATCACCGGCGAAGGCGAGCGCGTGATCACCGCCCTATGGGATGTCATCGCCGCCAAGGGCGTCGAGAAGGACACCATCTTCGAGGCCATGGCCCGCGAGATCGGTTTGCTGCCAAGGCTGGAAGGCACCGTTCACATCAACATCGGGTTGTTGGCCAAGTTCATGCCCAACTACTTGTTCGCGCCGAGTGGCGAGCTGCCGGTGATCGGCCGCCGCGACGACGCGGCCGACGACGCGTTCCTGTTCAACCAGGGTCCGACCGGGGGATTGGGCAAGGTGCGTTTCCACGATTGGCGCGCGCCGTTCGAAAGCTATGCGCATCTGCCCAACGTCGCCCTGCTGCGTGAGCAGATCGACGTGCTGGCGGACATGCTGGCCAGTGCCACCCCGGACGCGGTGCAGCAGAAGGATATTGACTTCGCCTTCGGGGTGGGTCAGCTGTTTGCCACGGTGCCCTACGCCCAGTTGATCCTGGAAGAGGCGGTGATTTCTGGGCCGTCCGGCTTAGACGAGGCGTTGATCGACGAGATCTTCGCCGTGCTGGTCCGCGACTTCAACAGCTACGCCATCGAGCTGGGCGACAAGCACGCCACGACCGACGCGCAGGCCCGCTTCGCGATGCGGATGATCCGTCGGCCGGTGTTCGACCAGGCGCGCTACGACCAGGTGTGGAAGGAACACATCCAGCCGATCAACGGTGCCTATCAGATGCGGCCCTAG